In Arthrobacter sp. SLBN-112, a genomic segment contains:
- a CDS encoding SMC family ATPase encodes MRIHHLRISGFGPFAGTEDIDFDRLSAHGLFLLNGPTGAGKTSVLDAICFALYGSVPGARQDGKRLRSDHAEPGQEPAVTCEFSAQGRRFEVTRSPAWDKPSARGRNGFTTQQAKTLLRERVGGTWVEKSARNDEAGAEIMALLGMDREQFTRVVMLPQGDFAAFLRSKAADRLDLLQKLFGTQRFEALEQELSRQASAAKEDVAALGGQLGILASRAEAEAAPLQLPQEGAPAVEDTAGRLDWLQAAVAGRLAELTEHAATATSLSQDRRSDVERETARHERARKLQAATVRQQAVKDGAARQEELAARLSRHREAEVLQGQLQAVDAAAGKVRSAEAAAESAMTLLRMAAADGTELAQLGLGAAEAAAAAPVQAGDAAGEIVPGAAEELGRLRSLLAVVEARLPDEQRLKDLRGRHRSLAGRQDELRLQVETLGNRAAQLLADRGLLAGTMDQLESRAAEAALRRKEAAAAAELLDVVQRYGTAVKSRDLVTARCEDSREKLLEAKGRWLDLREVRLANAASELAAKLVAGEPCPVCGSGDHPGPAGSGTGGPALAQAEEDAHAAYEAAEAAHGAVSAERAEAEQTVAVLAGQGGTTPVAEARAGAEEALAAAGAAEQAVEELQQKRQRLDAFDAGIEQARAALSDAEAELSHSGVLLADLAEQAAALDTALAGLRGNHSSLNRRLRVLEDAVAVLDKAVEAQSRLDTARSQAAEAQENLELALPEAGFASAGDVRSQLLGAADVAALEAAVRSARDEAARVAGLFESEDLVLAMAEAGDGFVADDERLEALRTEASAAHNDAREADLAAGLARRCLAALTSIAAEYEDLVSSSREPAERAQMLAGLAEAAAGRGENTYRMSLNSYVLAARLEQVALAASERLVAMSDGRYLLQHTDAKAARGAKSGLGLEVVDQWTGYRRDTSTLSGGESFMASLSLALGLADVVQQESGGVEIETLFVDEGFGSLDEQSLEQVMDALESLRDGGRVVGLVSHVAEMKQRIGTQLQVLKNRNGSTLRISESVDALP; translated from the coding sequence GTGAGGATCCATCATCTGCGCATCTCCGGCTTCGGCCCGTTCGCCGGAACCGAAGACATCGATTTCGACCGCCTCAGCGCCCACGGCCTGTTCCTGCTGAACGGCCCCACGGGCGCCGGCAAGACCAGCGTTCTCGATGCCATCTGCTTTGCCCTCTATGGATCCGTTCCCGGAGCCCGGCAGGACGGCAAACGGCTCCGCAGCGACCATGCCGAGCCTGGCCAGGAACCGGCCGTAACCTGCGAATTCTCCGCCCAGGGGCGCCGCTTCGAGGTGACCCGTTCGCCGGCATGGGACAAGCCCAGTGCCCGCGGCAGGAACGGCTTCACCACCCAGCAGGCCAAAACCCTGCTCCGTGAACGGGTCGGTGGAACCTGGGTGGAAAAATCTGCCCGTAACGACGAGGCCGGCGCGGAGATCATGGCCTTGCTGGGCATGGACCGTGAGCAGTTCACCCGGGTCGTCATGCTGCCGCAGGGCGATTTCGCCGCCTTCCTCAGGTCCAAGGCCGCCGACCGCCTTGACCTGCTGCAGAAACTTTTCGGGACGCAGCGGTTTGAAGCGCTCGAACAGGAACTGTCACGGCAAGCCAGCGCGGCCAAGGAAGACGTCGCGGCCCTGGGCGGGCAGCTGGGCATCCTTGCCTCCCGCGCCGAAGCCGAGGCCGCTCCGCTCCAGCTTCCGCAGGAGGGGGCCCCGGCGGTGGAAGACACCGCCGGGCGGCTTGACTGGTTGCAGGCCGCTGTTGCGGGGCGCCTGGCAGAGCTCACGGAGCACGCTGCGACCGCGACGTCCCTCAGCCAGGACCGCCGCAGCGACGTGGAACGGGAAACCGCACGGCACGAGCGGGCCCGGAAACTCCAGGCGGCCACCGTGCGGCAACAAGCCGTGAAGGACGGGGCGGCCCGGCAGGAAGAACTCGCCGCCCGGCTCAGCCGCCACCGCGAGGCCGAGGTCCTCCAAGGGCAGCTGCAGGCCGTGGATGCCGCGGCCGGCAAAGTGCGAAGCGCGGAGGCCGCCGCCGAGTCGGCCATGACCCTGCTCAGGATGGCTGCCGCTGACGGCACCGAACTCGCCCAGCTCGGCCTGGGAGCGGCTGAGGCTGCGGCCGCCGCACCGGTCCAGGCCGGCGACGCCGCGGGGGAGATTGTGCCCGGGGCCGCAGAGGAGCTGGGCCGGCTCCGGTCGCTGCTGGCCGTCGTTGAGGCACGGTTGCCGGACGAGCAGAGGCTGAAGGACCTGCGTGGGCGGCACCGCAGCCTGGCCGGCAGGCAGGACGAACTCAGGCTGCAGGTGGAGACACTGGGAAACCGCGCAGCGCAGCTGCTGGCGGACCGGGGACTGTTGGCAGGAACCATGGACCAGCTGGAGTCCCGTGCCGCCGAGGCCGCACTCCGCCGCAAGGAAGCAGCTGCCGCCGCGGAACTGCTCGACGTCGTCCAGCGGTACGGGACGGCTGTGAAGAGCCGGGACCTCGTCACCGCCCGCTGCGAAGACTCGCGGGAGAAACTGCTGGAGGCGAAAGGCCGCTGGCTGGACCTGCGGGAGGTTCGGCTTGCCAATGCGGCGTCCGAGCTTGCTGCCAAGCTGGTGGCCGGCGAGCCATGTCCGGTATGCGGAAGCGGGGATCATCCGGGGCCGGCAGGATCCGGCACAGGAGGCCCGGCCCTGGCCCAGGCCGAGGAAGACGCCCATGCTGCCTATGAAGCGGCCGAGGCAGCCCACGGGGCGGTCAGCGCCGAACGTGCCGAGGCCGAGCAAACGGTGGCCGTCCTCGCCGGACAGGGAGGGACCACCCCCGTGGCGGAGGCCCGCGCAGGGGCTGAGGAGGCGCTGGCTGCGGCCGGGGCTGCCGAGCAGGCCGTGGAGGAGCTCCAGCAAAAGCGGCAACGGCTGGACGCATTCGATGCGGGTATCGAACAGGCCCGCGCCGCGCTGTCAGACGCGGAGGCTGAGCTGTCCCACAGCGGTGTCCTGCTTGCCGACCTCGCCGAACAGGCTGCTGCATTGGACACCGCCCTTGCCGGCCTGCGGGGAAACCACAGCAGCTTGAACCGGCGGCTGCGGGTCCTCGAGGATGCCGTGGCGGTGCTGGACAAAGCCGTAGAAGCGCAATCACGGCTGGATACCGCCAGGTCGCAGGCCGCGGAGGCGCAAGAGAACCTTGAGCTGGCCCTGCCGGAGGCAGGTTTCGCCTCAGCCGGCGACGTCCGCAGCCAACTCCTGGGAGCTGCGGATGTGGCAGCACTCGAAGCTGCCGTCCGCTCGGCCCGTGATGAAGCTGCCCGGGTGGCCGGACTGTTCGAGTCGGAAGACCTCGTGCTGGCCATGGCCGAAGCCGGCGACGGCTTTGTGGCCGATGATGAACGGCTGGAAGCACTACGCACGGAAGCTTCCGCCGCGCACAATGATGCCCGGGAGGCCGATCTCGCTGCCGGCCTTGCACGCCGGTGCCTGGCGGCACTTACCTCCATCGCGGCGGAATACGAGGACCTGGTGTCCTCGTCCCGGGAGCCGGCGGAGCGGGCCCAAATGCTCGCCGGTCTGGCCGAAGCCGCAGCAGGCAGGGGTGAGAACACCTACCGGATGAGCCTGAACAGCTACGTCCTGGCCGCGCGGCTGGAACAGGTGGCCCTCGCCGCATCCGAGCGCCTCGTGGCCATGAGCGATGGCCGGTACCTGCTGCAGCATACCGATGCCAAGGCGGCGCGCGGCGCCAAATCGGGGCTGGGCCTTGAAGTGGTGGACCAGTGGACGGGCTACCGCCGGGACACCTCCACACTGTCCGGCGGTGAATCCTTCATGGCCTCGTTGTCGCTGGCCCTGGGCCTGGCGGACGTGGTCCAGCAGGAGTCCGGCGGCGTGGAAATCGAGACCCTGTTCGTTGATGAAGGCTTTGGCAGCCTGGACGAACAGTCCCTGGAACAAGTCATGGACGCCCTGGAAAGCCTTCGCGACGGCGGCAGGGTAGTGGGGCTGGTCAGCCATGTGGCCGAGATGAAACAGCGGATCGGCACCCAGCTCCAGGTACTCAAGAACCGGAACGGCTCCACGCTGCGGATATCCGAAAGCGTTGACGCACTTCCCTGA
- a CDS encoding MFS transporter, with product MTPQTTPSATHDVPARGKDVPARDDAARDSGRTAAAGRFARLPELAGRAFLPLGLFARLPLAMLTVGTLTLVTSVSGSFAVGGTAAGAVGIGSALGAPVLGSLADRQGQRPVLLVSAVLNTVAVLVLVLAALATGRNGGFPLAVLAAAFAAGATCPQVGPLARVRWMSLTAAGGGADASAGSAARDLDTALSYESTADEVTFVLGPALVGVLASMVTPWLPLALAAAMTITLVPAFAVHPTHRAVPVTRHARGRKGAGAATSRKLPLAVALPVMAMVCMGTFFGSTQAALSAFSASLAGAEIAGLLYAVMGLSSAAAALSVAYWPRRAALALRWVLCAVLMAALAVLLLLPSSLPMMAAVLLVLGLPVGPVMVTVFAVGGALAPAGRLGTVMTGLASGIVAGTAVGSAVGGQLAQLHGSGAAFLVPVCAAAALALLGAGTAVVLRRRR from the coding sequence TTGACACCTCAAACTACCCCTTCAGCCACCCACGACGTCCCGGCCCGGGGCAAAGACGTTCCCGCCCGCGACGATGCTGCCCGGGACTCCGGACGAACGGCAGCAGCAGGCCGCTTCGCGCGCCTTCCTGAACTCGCCGGCCGGGCGTTTCTTCCGCTGGGACTTTTCGCGCGGCTGCCGCTGGCCATGTTGACCGTCGGCACACTGACCCTGGTCACCTCGGTCAGCGGTTCCTTTGCCGTTGGCGGGACGGCCGCGGGCGCGGTCGGCATCGGCTCGGCGCTGGGAGCGCCCGTCCTTGGGTCACTGGCCGACAGGCAGGGACAACGTCCCGTGCTGCTGGTGTCGGCAGTCCTCAACACGGTGGCCGTGCTGGTGCTGGTCCTGGCCGCCCTTGCCACCGGAAGGAACGGCGGATTCCCGCTGGCCGTCCTGGCCGCGGCCTTTGCCGCCGGTGCAACATGTCCGCAGGTGGGCCCGCTGGCCAGGGTCCGATGGATGTCGCTGACAGCTGCCGGTGGAGGCGCTGACGCCTCTGCCGGCAGCGCCGCACGCGACCTGGACACCGCGCTCTCCTACGAAAGCACGGCCGACGAAGTGACCTTTGTCCTCGGGCCGGCGCTGGTGGGAGTACTTGCCAGCATGGTTACTCCCTGGCTGCCGCTGGCCCTGGCAGCGGCCATGACCATCACGCTTGTCCCGGCCTTCGCCGTGCACCCTACCCACCGTGCCGTACCGGTCACCCGGCATGCCCGGGGCAGGAAAGGCGCGGGTGCTGCGACATCCCGAAAGCTGCCCCTGGCCGTGGCGCTGCCCGTTATGGCGATGGTCTGCATGGGCACGTTCTTCGGTTCCACCCAGGCGGCCCTTAGTGCCTTCTCCGCCAGCCTGGCGGGCGCGGAAATCGCGGGATTGCTGTACGCGGTCATGGGACTGAGTTCGGCGGCCGCTGCGCTCTCGGTTGCCTACTGGCCGCGCAGGGCGGCCCTGGCGCTGCGCTGGGTGCTGTGCGCGGTGCTCATGGCGGCGTTGGCGGTCCTGTTGCTGTTGCCGTCGTCCCTGCCCATGATGGCGGCAGTCCTGCTGGTCCTTGGACTTCCGGTGGGGCCGGTCATGGTCACCGTGTTTGCCGTCGGCGGAGCGTTGGCTCCCGCGGGCCGGCTCGGCACGGTCATGACCGGCCTGGCCAGTGGCATTGTCGCCGGAACGGCGGTCGGCTCAGCCGTTGGCGGCCAGCTGGCACAGCTCCACGGGTCCGGCGCGGCGTTCCTGGTCCCGGTGTGCGCGGCGGCAGCGCTGGCGCTGCTCGGTGCGGGAACCGCCGTCGTACTTCGCCGGCGGCGCTGA
- a CDS encoding IclR family transcriptional regulator, with the protein MTPPAPAQAGAALPQASPSQTLSRGIRALEILAAAPGPLTIAELADAMGVHRSVAYRILRTLEDHSLLVRDDAGRVQPGPGLAVLARGVSRNLQSAALPELTQLANSLNMTAFVAVWDHHDCITLVTVEPRHSGATVAQHPGTRHPINAGAPGIAIQSALTEAEWNRLETGIPYRPEATEARRKGYSASHDEVIAGVSSLAAPVRVPGGRPAALAVVYIRSAHDPDAVGAAIAESAARIESQLA; encoded by the coding sequence ATGACTCCTCCCGCCCCAGCGCAGGCCGGAGCGGCCCTGCCGCAGGCTTCCCCGTCCCAGACACTGTCGCGCGGTATCCGTGCCCTTGAGATCCTGGCCGCTGCGCCGGGACCTTTGACCATCGCAGAGCTTGCGGATGCCATGGGTGTCCACCGCTCTGTCGCGTACCGGATCCTGCGGACCCTGGAAGACCATTCGCTCCTGGTGCGCGATGACGCGGGCCGGGTACAGCCCGGCCCTGGACTCGCGGTCCTGGCCCGCGGCGTGTCGCGCAACCTGCAGAGCGCCGCGCTTCCGGAACTGACCCAGCTGGCAAACTCACTGAACATGACGGCGTTCGTGGCGGTGTGGGACCACCACGATTGCATCACGCTGGTCACGGTGGAGCCTCGACACTCCGGAGCCACCGTTGCCCAGCACCCGGGGACCCGGCACCCCATCAACGCCGGCGCACCCGGGATCGCCATCCAGTCCGCCCTGACGGAGGCGGAGTGGAACAGGCTGGAGACCGGGATCCCCTACCGGCCGGAGGCCACCGAGGCACGCCGGAAGGGATACTCCGCCAGCCATGACGAGGTCATCGCCGGAGTCTCCTCCTTGGCCGCGCCTGTGCGGGTGCCCGGCGGCCGGCCGGCCGCCCTCGCCGTCGTCTACATCCGTTCGGCCCACGACCCCGACGCCGTGGGCGCCGCCATCGCCGAGAGCGCGGCCAGGATCGAGAGCCAGCTGGCCTAA
- a CDS encoding MFS transporter, whose protein sequence is MTTPSKVDTPAGPSSRAEERKVLAGTLVGTTIEWYDFFIFAQLTATLLSPLFLAPLNESNPGLAQILSFALIGISFLFRPLGAVVAGHLGDRLGRKAMLVFTLVMMGAATALIGVLPTYAQIGAWAPVLLIVLRVIQGFSAGGEWGGAALMAVEHAPMNRRGLFGAYPQIGVPVGMILATGLLFFLNTGMSKEDFAAWGWRVPFLLSIVLIVVGYLIRRAVAESPVFQEMALRKKESKAPLGELVRNYKKPVLYSTMIFIGNNAAGYLLIAFFISYATKTLKMPTPQILLATTLASFGWLIFTLVGGWLSDRIGRVKTFLIGYAIVFAWMIPMFALIDTKDIVLYGVALFVLTVGLGLSYGPMSAMYAEMFPANVRYSGISIGYAFGAILGGAFAATIAESLLQSTKWAGSIGIYIMVLCVISAVGVVLAKETKGRPLGVSSHH, encoded by the coding sequence ATGACCACACCTTCCAAGGTGGACACCCCCGCCGGTCCCAGCAGCCGGGCGGAGGAACGCAAAGTCCTCGCAGGCACCCTCGTGGGCACCACTATCGAGTGGTACGACTTCTTCATCTTTGCCCAGCTGACCGCAACGCTGCTGTCACCGCTGTTCCTGGCTCCGCTGAACGAGTCCAACCCGGGCCTGGCGCAGATCCTCTCCTTCGCCCTCATCGGCATCAGCTTCCTCTTCCGCCCCCTGGGCGCCGTTGTTGCCGGGCACCTCGGCGACCGCCTGGGCCGCAAGGCCATGCTGGTCTTCACCCTGGTGATGATGGGTGCTGCCACCGCGCTGATCGGCGTGCTGCCCACCTACGCGCAGATCGGCGCCTGGGCCCCCGTGCTGCTGATCGTGCTTCGCGTCATCCAGGGCTTCTCGGCCGGCGGCGAATGGGGCGGGGCTGCCCTCATGGCCGTTGAACACGCCCCCATGAACCGCCGCGGCCTGTTCGGTGCCTACCCGCAGATCGGGGTGCCCGTGGGCATGATCCTGGCCACCGGCCTGTTGTTCTTCCTCAACACCGGAATGTCCAAGGAAGACTTCGCCGCCTGGGGCTGGCGCGTGCCGTTCCTGCTGTCCATCGTGCTGATCGTGGTGGGCTACCTCATCCGCCGCGCCGTGGCCGAGAGCCCGGTCTTCCAGGAAATGGCCCTGCGGAAGAAGGAAAGCAAGGCGCCGCTGGGTGAACTGGTCCGCAACTACAAAAAGCCTGTCCTGTATTCAACGATGATCTTCATCGGCAACAACGCGGCCGGCTACCTGCTCATCGCCTTCTTCATCTCCTACGCCACCAAGACGCTGAAGATGCCCACCCCGCAGATCCTCCTCGCCACCACCCTGGCATCCTTCGGCTGGCTGATCTTCACACTGGTGGGGGGCTGGCTGTCCGACCGGATCGGCCGCGTGAAGACGTTCCTGATTGGCTACGCCATCGTCTTCGCCTGGATGATCCCCATGTTCGCGCTGATCGACACCAAGGACATCGTCCTGTACGGCGTCGCCCTGTTTGTCCTGACCGTCGGCCTTGGCCTCTCCTACGGCCCCATGTCCGCCATGTATGCCGAGATGTTCCCCGCCAACGTGAGGTACTCCGGCATCTCCATCGGGTACGCCTTTGGCGCCATCCTCGGCGGAGCCTTTGCCGCCACCATCGCCGAATCCCTGCTGCAGTCCACCAAGTGGGCCGGTTCGATCGGCATCTACATCATGGTCCTGTGCGTGATCTCGGCCGTGGGCGTGGTGCTGGCCAAGGAAACCAAGGGCCGGCCGCTGGGCGTCAGCAGCCACCACTAG
- a CDS encoding phosphoribosyltransferase family protein gives MATRFEDRTEAGGRLAAALATFRERPDAVVLGLARGGIPVAAATAKALSLPLGAVLVRKLGIPGYEETAYGALAWAHGRIVRLINKPLLERVLQHGVRQEWLDDVENRERTEILRRAALYPGTITDLTGKTVLLVDDGLATGATMRAAVEAVRADGAATVVAAAPVGSVDAEASLERVCDAVVCLHLPGKFRAVGSFYRHFGQLTDDDAVNLLNQQQPLQHDAGPEQRPGLRG, from the coding sequence ATGGCTACGCGTTTTGAGGATCGCACGGAGGCCGGCGGACGCCTGGCGGCCGCGCTTGCCACGTTCCGTGAACGGCCGGACGCCGTGGTCCTTGGCCTGGCCCGCGGCGGCATCCCGGTAGCGGCGGCCACGGCAAAAGCCCTCAGCCTTCCCCTGGGCGCTGTCCTGGTACGAAAGCTGGGCATCCCCGGCTACGAGGAAACCGCCTACGGCGCCTTGGCCTGGGCGCACGGACGGATCGTCCGGCTGATCAACAAGCCCCTGCTGGAGCGGGTTCTCCAACACGGCGTGCGCCAGGAGTGGCTGGACGACGTGGAGAACCGTGAACGCACCGAAATCCTGCGCCGGGCCGCCCTGTACCCGGGAACCATCACGGACCTGACCGGCAAGACTGTCCTGCTGGTGGATGACGGCCTGGCCACCGGCGCAACGATGCGGGCCGCCGTCGAGGCCGTGCGTGCCGATGGTGCGGCAACCGTGGTGGCCGCCGCTCCGGTGGGTTCCGTTGATGCCGAGGCCTCGCTGGAGCGCGTGTGTGACGCCGTCGTGTGCCTGCACCTGCCGGGCAAGTTCCGGGCCGTGGGCAGCTTCTACCGGCACTTCGGGCAGCTGACCGACGACGACGCCGTCAACCTGCTGAACCAACAGCAGCCCCTGCAGCACGACGCAGGCCCGGAGCAACGTCCGGGCCTGCGAGGCTGA
- a CDS encoding alpha/beta fold hydrolase: MSGRHTGQQQAHTVEGIDPQLYVAVHEPATDAGLRPVLLLHGFSSSSKLNWEDTGWVAALLEAGRRVITVDLPGHGRSGAPEDRDSYSPSRIRADLLQAAFDAGARPLHDGDPSSGLDVVGYSLGSRLAWEFAATQPELVHRLVLGGPNNTDPLAAFDLRAAQDYLADGTPIADESTAQLLKMALLLPTNNIFALLSLVEAIKAEPYDPAEAVPHVPMLLVAGDKDERAGTLPHLAELARGAGSMAEQLLLPGRNHTNAITSRAFKQAAISFLGV, from the coding sequence ATGAGCGGCAGGCACACCGGACAGCAGCAGGCGCACACCGTCGAGGGAATCGACCCGCAACTCTACGTGGCGGTGCACGAGCCCGCCACGGACGCCGGGCTCCGGCCGGTGCTGCTGCTGCATGGCTTCTCCTCATCGTCCAAGCTCAACTGGGAGGACACCGGATGGGTGGCCGCGCTGCTCGAAGCCGGGCGCCGGGTTATCACCGTGGACCTGCCCGGCCACGGCCGCAGCGGTGCCCCCGAAGACCGGGACTCCTACTCCCCCAGCAGGATCAGGGCAGACCTGCTTCAGGCAGCGTTCGACGCCGGTGCGCGCCCGCTGCACGACGGCGACCCTTCCAGCGGGCTGGACGTGGTGGGATATTCCCTTGGTTCCCGGCTCGCCTGGGAGTTTGCCGCAACCCAGCCGGAGCTCGTCCACAGGCTGGTGCTGGGCGGCCCCAACAACACCGATCCGCTGGCGGCGTTCGACCTTCGGGCCGCCCAGGACTACCTGGCGGACGGCACGCCGATCGCCGACGAATCGACGGCCCAGCTGTTGAAGATGGCGCTGCTGCTGCCGACCAACAACATCTTTGCGCTGCTGTCGCTCGTGGAAGCCATCAAGGCAGAACCTTACGACCCCGCAGAGGCGGTGCCGCACGTACCAATGCTCCTGGTTGCCGGGGACAAGGACGAACGGGCAGGCACGCTGCCCCACCTCGCCGAGCTGGCGCGCGGTGCCGGGTCCATGGCCGAGCAATTGCTCCTCCCGGGCCGGAACCACACCAACGCCATCACCAGCAGGGCCTTCAAGCAGGCCGCCATTTCCTTCCTGGGTGTCTAG
- a CDS encoding amino acid permease: MTMKSAPTTSITAPRKAPAGHSMKPRQLTMMGLGSAIGAGLFLGSGAGVQAAGPAVLISYLVAGTLIILVMWALGEMAAANPNSGAFSVYAERALGRTAGATIGWLWWLQLVVVIAAEALGAAGLLFSVWPVVPVWALALLFMVVFTGINLAGVRNFGEFEFWFAILKVAVIVLFLAVGAALLLGLLPGVDSPGAGNLTSNFAPQGLGGVAAALFVVIFAFGGTEIVSVAAAETEDPERSVGNAIRTVVWRILVFYIGSVFVIAAVLPATSKGLASPFAGVLDAARIPGASTAITQVAVVALLSALNANLYGASRMAYSLAQRGEAPRVLARLNGAGVPVLAVAVSVAFGFIATLLELLFPDRVLPALFQLVGSTCLVVWGSALVSQLILRRRADRDGAPLPLRMKGFPGLTILGLVLLGLIFAVGFSAEASRVQLLSTFGLIAGIALACAAGARLTRGNRPANR; the protein is encoded by the coding sequence ATGACGATGAAGTCCGCCCCGACCACATCCATCACAGCGCCACGCAAGGCTCCGGCAGGCCACAGCATGAAGCCGCGCCAGCTCACCATGATGGGGCTCGGCAGCGCCATCGGTGCGGGATTGTTCCTGGGATCGGGCGCCGGGGTGCAGGCTGCAGGCCCGGCGGTCCTCATCTCTTACCTGGTGGCAGGGACGCTCATCATCCTGGTGATGTGGGCCCTGGGTGAGATGGCAGCCGCGAACCCGAACAGCGGAGCGTTTTCGGTCTACGCCGAGCGCGCGCTGGGCCGGACCGCGGGAGCCACCATCGGGTGGCTTTGGTGGCTGCAACTGGTGGTAGTGATCGCGGCCGAGGCCCTGGGTGCGGCCGGCTTGCTGTTCTCCGTCTGGCCCGTGGTTCCGGTCTGGGCGCTGGCACTGCTGTTCATGGTGGTGTTCACCGGCATCAACCTGGCAGGCGTCCGGAACTTCGGCGAATTCGAGTTCTGGTTCGCCATCCTCAAGGTGGCCGTCATCGTCCTGTTCCTGGCAGTTGGCGCCGCCTTGCTCCTTGGCCTCCTGCCCGGCGTCGACTCCCCCGGCGCGGGCAACCTCACGTCCAACTTTGCGCCGCAGGGACTTGGAGGGGTGGCCGCGGCCCTCTTCGTGGTGATCTTCGCGTTCGGCGGCACCGAGATCGTCTCCGTCGCCGCAGCCGAGACCGAGGATCCCGAGCGCAGCGTCGGCAACGCCATCCGGACCGTAGTGTGGCGGATCCTGGTGTTCTACATCGGTTCCGTCTTCGTCATCGCAGCGGTCCTTCCCGCCACGTCCAAGGGCCTTGCCTCGCCCTTCGCCGGAGTGCTCGATGCCGCACGGATCCCCGGCGCCTCCACCGCCATCACCCAGGTGGCCGTCGTCGCCCTCCTCTCGGCGCTGAACGCCAACCTCTATGGCGCATCACGCATGGCGTACTCGCTGGCGCAGCGGGGTGAGGCGCCGCGCGTCCTCGCCCGCCTCAACGGCGCCGGCGTCCCCGTGCTTGCCGTTGCGGTCTCGGTGGCCTTCGGCTTCATCGCCACCCTGCTGGAACTGCTGTTCCCGGACCGGGTCCTGCCGGCACTGTTCCAACTTGTGGGCTCCACCTGCCTGGTGGTGTGGGGCAGCGCGCTGGTCTCCCAGCTGATCCTGCGGCGCCGCGCCGACCGCGACGGGGCCCCGTTGCCGCTGCGAATGAAGGGCTTCCCCGGGCTGACCATCCTGGGCCTGGTCCTGCTGGGCCTGATCTTCGCCGTCGGCTTCAGCGCGGAGGCCAGCCGCGTCCAACTCCTGAGCACCTTTGGCCTGATCGCCGGCATCGCGCTGGCCTGCGCTGCAGGCGCCCGGCTCACCCGTGGGAACCGGCCTGCCAACAGGTAG
- a CDS encoding NUDIX domain-containing protein — translation MYYSSANVSERQAAPPSLAISTVIFALRPSATSGRPTLWLPLVRRIREPFKGLWALPGGPLSHDESLQDAASRNLQETTGLSPSYLEQLYAFGGLHRSPTQRVVSIVYWALVQPTEAALADESENVRWFRADRLGDLAFDHNAIVDYALWRLRNKLAYGSIAYHLLGEYFTLAQVREVYEAVLDRQLDPANFRRQLKSTPEIEETGEYLQGGKHRPPRLYRYTGRPGLDPDNRSTP, via the coding sequence ATGTACTACAGCTCAGCCAATGTGTCCGAGCGGCAGGCCGCGCCGCCGTCGCTCGCCATCTCCACGGTGATCTTTGCCCTGCGCCCCAGCGCCACCTCGGGACGGCCCACGCTGTGGCTGCCGCTGGTCCGCCGTATCAGGGAACCCTTCAAGGGACTCTGGGCCTTACCGGGTGGCCCCCTGAGCCACGACGAGTCGCTGCAGGACGCCGCGTCCAGGAACCTGCAGGAAACCACGGGCCTCAGCCCCAGCTACCTGGAGCAGCTGTACGCTTTCGGCGGCTTGCACCGCTCGCCCACGCAGCGTGTCGTCTCGATCGTTTACTGGGCCCTGGTCCAGCCCACGGAGGCGGCGCTCGCGGATGAATCCGAGAACGTCAGGTGGTTCCGGGCCGACCGCCTGGGGGACCTGGCCTTCGATCACAATGCGATCGTCGACTACGCCCTCTGGCGCCTGCGCAACAAGCTCGCCTACGGCTCCATTGCCTACCACCTGCTGGGGGAGTACTTCACCCTGGCCCAGGTCCGTGAAGTCTACGAAGCCGTCCTGGACCGCCAACTGGATCCAGCCAATTTCCGCCGCCAACTCAAGTCCACCCCGGAAATCGAAGAAACCGGGGAATACCTCCAGGGCGGCAAACACCGCCCGCCACGCCTCTACCGCTACACCGGCCGGCCAGGCCTTGACCCAGACAACAGGAGCACACCATGA